The following proteins are encoded in a genomic region of Nycticebus coucang isolate mNycCou1 chromosome 17, mNycCou1.pri, whole genome shotgun sequence:
- the MAPK9 gene encoding mitogen-activated protein kinase 9 isoform X2 has product MSDSECDSQFYSVQVADSTFTVLKRYQQLKPIGSGAQGIVCAAFDTVLGINVAVKKLSRPFQNQTHAKRAYRELVLLKCVNHKNIISLLNVFTPQKTLEEFQDVYLVMELMDANLCQVIHMELDHERMSYLLYQMLCGIKHLHSAGIIHRDLKPSNIVVKSDCTLKILDFGLARTACTNFMMTPYVVTRYYRAPEVILGMGYKENVDIWSVGCIMGELVKGCVIFQGTDHIDQWNKVIEQLGTPSAEFMKKLQPTVRNYVENRPKYPGIKFEELFPDWIFPSESERDKIKTSQARDLLSKMLVIDPDKRISVDEALRHPYITVWYDPTEAEAPPPQIYDAQLEEREHAIEEWKELIYKEVMDWEERSKNGVVKDQTSDAAVSSNATPSQSSSVNDISSMSTEQTLASDTDSSLDASTGPLEGCR; this is encoded by the exons TGCTGCATTTGATACAGTTCTTGGGATAAATGTTGCAGTCAAGAAACTAAGCCGTCCTTTTCAGAACCAAACTCATGCAAAGAGAGCTTATCGTGAACTTGTCCTCTTAAAATGTGTCAATCACAAAAAT atAATAAGTTTGTTAAATGTGTTTACGCCACAAAAAACTCTAGAAGAATTTCAAGATGT GTATTTGGTTATGGAATTAATGGATGCCAACTTATGTCAGGTTATTCATATGGAGCTGGACCATGAAAGAATGTCCTACCTTCTGTACCAGATGCTTTGTGGTATTAAACATCTGCATTCAGCTGGTATAATTCATAGA GATTTGAAGCCTAGCAACATTGTAGTGAAATCAGACTGCACCCTTAAGATCCTTGACTTTGGCCTGGCCCGGACAGCATGCACCAACTTCATGATGACCCCCTATGTGGTAACACGGTACTATCGGGCACCAGAAGTCATCCTGGGGATGGGCTACAAAGAGAACG ttgatATCTGGTCAGTGGGTTGCATCATGGGAGAGCTGGTGAAAGGTTGTGTGATATTCCAAGGCACTGACC ACATTGATCAGTGGAATAAAGTTATTGAACAGCTAGGAACACCATCAGCAGAGTTTATGAAGAAACTTCAGCCAACTGTAAGAAATTATGTAGAAAACAGACCAAAGTATCCTGGAATCAAATTTGAAGAACTCTTTCCAGATTGGATATTCCCATCAGAATCTGAACGagacaaaattaaaa CGAGTCAAGCCAGAGATCTGTTATCAAAAATGTTAGTGATTGATCCTGACAAGCGGATCTCTGTAGACGAGGCCTTGCGTCACCCCTATATTACTGTTTGGTACGACCCCACTGAAGCAGAAGCA ccACCACCTCAAATTTATGATGCTCAGTTGGAAGAAAGAGAACATGCGATTGAAGAATGGAAAG AACTAATTTACAAAGAAGTAATGGATTGGGAAGAAAGAAGCAAGAATGGCGTTGTAAAAGATCAGACTTCAG ATGCAGCAGTAAGTAGCAACGCGACTCCTTCTCAGTCGTCATCTGTCAATGACATTTCATCCATGTCCACTGAGCAGACACTGGCCTCAGACACAGACAGCAGTCTCGATGCCTCGACGGGACCCCTGGAAGGTTGTCGATGA
- the MAPK9 gene encoding mitogen-activated protein kinase 9 isoform X1, with amino-acid sequence MSDSECDSQFYSVQVADSTFTVLKRYQQLKPIGSGAQGIVCAAFDTVLGINVAVKKLSRPFQNQTHAKRAYRELVLLKCVNHKNIISLLNVFTPQKTLEEFQDVYLVMELMDANLCQVIHMELDHERMSYLLYQMLCGIKHLHSAGIIHRDLKPSNIVVKSDCTLKILDFGLARTACTNFMMTPYVVTRYYRAPEVILGMGYKENVDIWSVGCIMAEMVLHKVLFPGRDYIDQWNKVIEQLGTPSAEFMKKLQPTVRNYVENRPKYPGIKFEELFPDWIFPSESERDKIKTSQARDLLSKMLVIDPDKRISVDEALRHPYITVWYDPTEAEAPPPQIYDAQLEEREHAIEEWKELIYKEVMDWEERSKNGVVKDQTSDAAVSSNATPSQSSSVNDISSMSTEQTLASDTDSSLDASTGPLEGCR; translated from the exons TGCTGCATTTGATACAGTTCTTGGGATAAATGTTGCAGTCAAGAAACTAAGCCGTCCTTTTCAGAACCAAACTCATGCAAAGAGAGCTTATCGTGAACTTGTCCTCTTAAAATGTGTCAATCACAAAAAT atAATAAGTTTGTTAAATGTGTTTACGCCACAAAAAACTCTAGAAGAATTTCAAGATGT GTATTTGGTTATGGAATTAATGGATGCCAACTTATGTCAGGTTATTCATATGGAGCTGGACCATGAAAGAATGTCCTACCTTCTGTACCAGATGCTTTGTGGTATTAAACATCTGCATTCAGCTGGTATAATTCATAGA GATTTGAAGCCTAGCAACATTGTAGTGAAATCAGACTGCACCCTTAAGATCCTTGACTTTGGCCTGGCCCGGACAGCATGCACCAACTTCATGATGACCCCCTATGTGGTAACACGGTACTATCGGGCACCAGAAGTCATCCTGGGGATGGGCTACAAAGAGAACG TGGACATCTGGTCTGTCGGGTGCATCATGGCAGAAATGGTCCTCCATAAAGTCCTGTTCCCAGGAAGAGACT ACATTGATCAGTGGAATAAAGTTATTGAACAGCTAGGAACACCATCAGCAGAGTTTATGAAGAAACTTCAGCCAACTGTAAGAAATTATGTAGAAAACAGACCAAAGTATCCTGGAATCAAATTTGAAGAACTCTTTCCAGATTGGATATTCCCATCAGAATCTGAACGagacaaaattaaaa CGAGTCAAGCCAGAGATCTGTTATCAAAAATGTTAGTGATTGATCCTGACAAGCGGATCTCTGTAGACGAGGCCTTGCGTCACCCCTATATTACTGTTTGGTACGACCCCACTGAAGCAGAAGCA ccACCACCTCAAATTTATGATGCTCAGTTGGAAGAAAGAGAACATGCGATTGAAGAATGGAAAG AACTAATTTACAAAGAAGTAATGGATTGGGAAGAAAGAAGCAAGAATGGCGTTGTAAAAGATCAGACTTCAG ATGCAGCAGTAAGTAGCAACGCGACTCCTTCTCAGTCGTCATCTGTCAATGACATTTCATCCATGTCCACTGAGCAGACACTGGCCTCAGACACAGACAGCAGTCTCGATGCCTCGACGGGACCCCTGGAAGGTTGTCGATGA